One region of Mangifera indica cultivar Alphonso chromosome 3, CATAS_Mindica_2.1, whole genome shotgun sequence genomic DNA includes:
- the LOC123210014 gene encoding putative E3 ubiquitin-protein ligase XBAT35 isoform X2, with protein sequence MGQQQSKDELLYQQVNYGNAEGIKALARQGAGLEWIDKEGKTPLIVACLNPGLYNVAKTLIELGANVNAYRPGCHGGTPLHHAVKRGLERTVKLLLSNGANALVMNDDCQTPLEVARAKGYINVVRAIESHICLFSGWLREFYGPGFLEMFAPQLLSRNVWTVIYPTGSRNPTKPFKLELAIYPSLQDTQPQTVIALWKANLEEPKFHQSDSSVIIVDNNKTRIRLAPANESDKQQLQHFCDACKGIPQLSPTFLRNPETPVVQATAPPKSEDLELAMAINASIQSAIAETPNFDPQRSDAASSSISWYNSMNANSHNGVVTTPVAPFPQKGGGDQWAKHEAHYSGNLSQQANNQSDNMPATQISIHVPDASPSAPPVTEEIIEDGPIQYPSIDLGLVDISSPPVEELPASKREMKEDKEAGSSCVICLDAPVEGACVPCGHMAGCMSCLNEVKSKKWGCPVCRAKINQVVRLYAV encoded by the exons ATGGGGCAACAGCAATCCAAGGACGAGTTGCTGTATCAACAAGTGAATTATGGAAACGCCGAAGGCATCAAAGCTCTTGCCAGACAAGGCGCAGGCTTAGAG TGGATCGATAAAGAAGGTAAAACTCCGTTGATAGTGGCTTGTTTGAACCCTGGGCTTTATAATGTGGCGAAAACTTTGATTGAGCTTGGAGCTAATGTTAATGCTTATCGTCCTG GTTGCCATGGTGGGACTCCTTTACATCATGCCGTGAAAAGAGGCCTTGAAAGGACTGTTAAATTACTTCTTTCAAATGGAG CAAATGCATTAGTTATGAATGATGATTGTCAAACTCCTCTAGAAGTTGCTAGAGCAAAAGGGTACATCAATGTTGTACGTGCAATTGAG AGTCATATCTGCTTATTCTCTGGTTGGTTACGGGAGTTCTATGGTCCAGGATTTCTGGAAATGTTTGCCCCTCAGTTGCTTTCAAGAAATGT CTGGACCGTCATTTACCCTACTGGTTCCCGTAATCCCACTAAGCCTTTCAAGTTGGAGCTTGCCATATATCCTAGCTTGCAG GATACCCAACCACAGACAGTCATTGCATTATGGAAAGCCAATCTGGAAGAACCAAAGTTTCACCAGTCTGATTCTTCAGTGATAATTGTTGACAACAACA AAACGCGCATTAGACTTGCACCTGCAAATGAAAGTGACAAGCAGCAACTTCAGCACTTCTGTGATGCATGCAAAGGAATACCACAG TTGAGCCCCACATTTCTGCGAAATCCTGAGACTCCTGTTGTTCAAGCAACTGCTCCACCAAAATCAGAAGACTTGGAATTAGCAATGGCAATTAATGCCTCCATTCAGTCAGCTATTGCAGAGACACCGAATTTTGATCCCCAACGCAGCGATGCAGCAAGTTCATCCATAAGTTGGTATAACAGTATGAATGCTAATTCTCATAATGGTGTTGTGACTACACCAGTGGCTCCTTTCCCTCAAAAAGGCGGTGGCGACCAATGGGCAAAACATGAAGCCCACTATAGTGGAAACTTATCTCAGCAGGCCAATAACCAGAGTGACAACATGCCTGCTACCCAGATATCGATTCATGTCCCAGATGCAAGCCCTTCAGCTCCTCCAGTTACAGAGGAGATTATAGAAGATGGTCCAATCCAGTACCCATCTATCGACTTAGGGCTGGTTGATATATCTTCCCCTCCAGTTGAAGAATTGCCTGCTAGCAAAAGGGAAATGAAAGAGGATAAAGAGGCTGGATCATCATGTGTGATATGTTTGGATGCTCCAGTTGAGGGGGCTTGTGTACCTTGTGGTCACATGGCTGGATGTATGTCTTGTTTGAATGAGGTCAAATCCAAAAAATGGGGTTGCCCTGTGTGTCGTGCTAAGATCAACCAGGTTGTAAGGCTGTATGCTGTGTGA
- the LOC123210014 gene encoding probable methyltransferase PMT3 isoform X3 produces MGQQQSKDELLYQQVNYGNAEGIKALARQGAGLEWIDKEGKTPLIVACLNPGLYNVAKTLIELGANVNAYRPGCHGGTPLHHAVKRGLERTVKLLLSNGANALVMNDDCQTPLEVARAKGYINVVRAIESHICLFSGWLREFYGPGFLEMFAPQLLSRNVWTVIYPTGSRNPTKPFKLELAIYPSLQDTQPQTVIALWKANLEEPKFHQSDSSVIIVDNNIPRGRRQRQSCKPRKLRQTRIRLAPANESDKQQLQHFCDACKGIPQLSPTFLRNPETPVVQATAPPKSEDLELAMAINASIQSAIAETPNFDPQRSDAASSSISWYNSMNANSHNGVVTTPVAPFPQKGGGDQWAKHEAHYSGNLSQQANNQSDNMPATQISIHVPDASPSAPPVTEEIIEDGPIQYPSIDLGLVDISSPPVEELPASKREMKEDKEAGSSCVICLDAPVEGACVPCGHMAGCMSCLNEVKSKKWGCPVCRAKINQILMAVFLGFLYSYYGSIFGSSNHAASALEYGKSLRKLGSSYLGGDDNTDGKQDKSAKLILEDGDDDVLPKSFPVCDDRHSELIPCLDRNLIYQMRLKLDLSLMEHYERHCPPPERRYNCLIPPPRGYKIPVKWPKSRDKVWKANIPHTHLAHEKSDQNWMVVKGEKIVFPGGGTHFHYGADKYIASIANMLNFTGNNINNEGKLRTVLDVGCGVASFGAYLLSSDVIAMSLAPNDVHQNQIQFALERGIPAYLGVLGTKRLPYPSRSFELAHCSRCRIDWLQRDGILLLELDRLLRPGGYFAYSSPEAYAQDEEDLRIWREMSALVERMCWRIAAKRNQTVIWQKPLTNDCYMERAPGTNPPLCRSDDDPDAVWGVPMEACITPYSDHDQKAKGSGLAPWPARLSAPPPRLVDFGYSSDMYEKDTEIWQRRVESYWNLLSPKIESDTLRNVMDMKANLGSFAAALKEMNVWVMNVVSEDGPNTLKLIYDRGLIGSVHNWCEAFSTYPRTYDLLHAWSVFADIEKKGCSGEDLLLEMDRILRPSGFIIIRDKQSVVDFVKKYLTALHWEAVATAKASLDSEYDRDETIFVIQKKLWLTSESLRDAE; encoded by the exons ATGGGGCAACAGCAATCCAAGGACGAGTTGCTGTATCAACAAGTGAATTATGGAAACGCCGAAGGCATCAAAGCTCTTGCCAGACAAGGCGCAGGCTTAGAG TGGATCGATAAAGAAGGTAAAACTCCGTTGATAGTGGCTTGTTTGAACCCTGGGCTTTATAATGTGGCGAAAACTTTGATTGAGCTTGGAGCTAATGTTAATGCTTATCGTCCTG GTTGCCATGGTGGGACTCCTTTACATCATGCCGTGAAAAGAGGCCTTGAAAGGACTGTTAAATTACTTCTTTCAAATGGAG CAAATGCATTAGTTATGAATGATGATTGTCAAACTCCTCTAGAAGTTGCTAGAGCAAAAGGGTACATCAATGTTGTACGTGCAATTGAG AGTCATATCTGCTTATTCTCTGGTTGGTTACGGGAGTTCTATGGTCCAGGATTTCTGGAAATGTTTGCCCCTCAGTTGCTTTCAAGAAATGT CTGGACCGTCATTTACCCTACTGGTTCCCGTAATCCCACTAAGCCTTTCAAGTTGGAGCTTGCCATATATCCTAGCTTGCAG GATACCCAACCACAGACAGTCATTGCATTATGGAAAGCCAATCTGGAAGAACCAAAGTTTCACCAGTCTGATTCTTCAGTGATAATTGTTGACAACAACA TCCCAAGAGGTAGGAGACAGCGACAAAGTTGTAAGCCTCGAAAACTTAGGC AAACGCGCATTAGACTTGCACCTGCAAATGAAAGTGACAAGCAGCAACTTCAGCACTTCTGTGATGCATGCAAAGGAATACCACAG TTGAGCCCCACATTTCTGCGAAATCCTGAGACTCCTGTTGTTCAAGCAACTGCTCCACCAAAATCAGAAGACTTGGAATTAGCAATGGCAATTAATGCCTCCATTCAGTCAGCTATTGCAGAGACACCGAATTTTGATCCCCAACGCAGCGATGCAGCAAGTTCATCCATAAGTTGGTATAACAGTATGAATGCTAATTCTCATAATGGTGTTGTGACTACACCAGTGGCTCCTTTCCCTCAAAAAGGCGGTGGCGACCAATGGGCAAAACATGAAGCCCACTATAGTGGAAACTTATCTCAGCAGGCCAATAACCAGAGTGACAACATGCCTGCTACCCAGATATCGATTCATGTCCCAGATGCAAGCCCTTCAGCTCCTCCAGTTACAGAGGAGATTATAGAAGATGGTCCAATCCAGTACCCATCTATCGACTTAGGGCTGGTTGATATATCTTCCCCTCCAGTTGAAGAATTGCCTGCTAGCAAAAGGGAAATGAAAGAGGATAAAGAGGCTGGATCATCATGTGTGATATGTTTGGATGCTCCAGTTGAGGGGGCTTGTGTACCTTGTGGTCACATGGCTGGATGTATGTCTTGTTTGAATGAGGTCAAATCCAAAAAATGGGGTTGCCCTGTGTGTCGTGCTAAGATCAACCAG ATATTAATGG CAGTCTTTCTTGGTTTTTTGTATTCATATTATGGATCCATTTTTGGCTCTTCAAACCATGCTGCATCGGCTTTAGAATATGGGAAATCTTTGAGAAAACTAGGGTCTTCTTACCTGGGTGGGGATGATAATACTGATGGAAAGCAAGACAAATCTGCAAAATTGATACTAGAAGACGGAGATGATGATGTCTTACCAAAGAGTTTCCCT GTTTGTGATGATCGGCATTCAGAACTAATTCCCTGCTTAGACAGGAATCTCATATATCAAATGAGATTAAAGCTGGACTTGTCATTGATGGAGCACTACGAACGTCACTGCCCACCTCCTGAGAGGCGATACAATTGCTTGATTCCTCCTCCACGTGGCTACAAG ATCCCAGTTAAATGGCCTAAAAGCAGAGATAAAGTATGGAAGGCAAACATTCCTCATACTCACCTTGCACACGAGAAGTCTGACCAGAATTGGATGGTTGTAAAAGGTGAAAAGATTGTATTCCCTGGGGGTGGCACTCATTTCCACTATGGAGCTGATAAGTATATTGCTTCGATTGCAAAT ATGCTCAACTTTACAGGCAACAATATAAACAATGAAGGAAAATTACGAACAGTTCTTGATGTTGGATGTGGTGTTGCAAGCTTTGGAGCTTATCTTCTCTCATCTGATGTCATAGCCATGTCCTTAGCACCCAATGATGTGCATCAAAACCAAATCCAGTTTGCTCTAGAGAGGGGAATTCCTGCATATCTTGGAGTTCTAGGAACTAAGAGGCTTCCTTACCCAAGCAGATCTTTTGAACTTGCTCACTGCTCTCGTTGTAGGATTGACTGGCTTCAAAGAGATGGAATTCTTCTTCTTGAGCTAGATAGGTTGCTCAGGCCAGGAGGCTATTTTGCTTACTCATCTCCTGAAGCTTATGCACAGGATGAAGAGGATCTCAGGATATGGAGAGAGATGAGTGCCCTTGTTGAACGCATGTGTTGGAGGATAGCTGCAAAGAGGAATCAGACTGTTATTTGGCAAAAACCTCTAACAAATGACTGCTATATGGAAAGAGCACCTGGTACAAATCCTCCTCTTTGTCGCTCTGATGATGATCCTGATGCAGTATGGGGTGTGCCAATGGAAGCTTGCATCACACCGTACTCTGACC ATGACCAGAAAGCCAAAGGGAGTGGATTGGCTCCTTGGCCAGCTAGACTGTCTGCCCCCCCTCCCCGACTTGTTGATTTTGGCTATTCTAGTGACATGTATGAGAAAGACAcg GAAATTTGGCAACGAAGAGTGGAGAGTTATTGGAACCTCTTGAGTCCAAAGATTGAATCTGATACGCTGAGAAACGTGATGGATATGAAAGCAAACTTAGGATCATTTGCTGCTGCCCTCAAGGAAATGAATGTTTGGGTGATGAATGTTGTCTCTGAGGATGGACCAAACACTCTCAAGTTGATATACGACAGAGGCCTGATCGGCTCTGTTCACAATTG GTGTGAAGCCTTTTCCACATACCCCCGGACATATGATTTACTTCATGCTTGGAGTGTCTTTGCCGATATTGAGAAAAAGGGCTGCAGTGGTGAGGATCTGCTGCTTGAGATGGATCGCATCCTAAGGCCTAGTGGTTTCATTATCATCCGCGACAAACAATCAGTGGTAGACTTTGTAAAGAAGTATCTGACAGCTTTACACTGGGAAGCTGTGGCAACTGCCAAAGCAAGTTTAGATTCAGAATACGACAGGGACGAAACCATTTTTGTTATCCAGAAGAAGTTGTGGCTGACAAGCGAAAGCCTCAGGGATGCTGAATAG
- the LOC123210014 gene encoding probable methyltransferase PMT3 isoform X1: MRGRSDGSQKKRLIISVIVVAVFLGFLYSYYGSIFGSSNHAASALEYGKSLRKLGSSYLGGDDNTDGKQDKSAKLILEDGDDDVLPKSFPVCDDRHSELIPCLDRNLIYQMRLKLDLSLMEHYERHCPPPERRYNCLIPPPRGYKIPVKWPKSRDKVWKANIPHTHLAHEKSDQNWMVVKGEKIVFPGGGTHFHYGADKYIASIANMLNFTGNNINNEGKLRTVLDVGCGVASFGAYLLSSDVIAMSLAPNDVHQNQIQFALERGIPAYLGVLGTKRLPYPSRSFELAHCSRCRIDWLQRDGILLLELDRLLRPGGYFAYSSPEAYAQDEEDLRIWREMSALVERMCWRIAAKRNQTVIWQKPLTNDCYMERAPGTNPPLCRSDDDPDAVWGVPMEACITPYSDHDQKAKGSGLAPWPARLSAPPPRLVDFGYSSDMYEKDTEIWQRRVESYWNLLSPKIESDTLRNVMDMKANLGSFAAALKEMNVWVMNVVSEDGPNTLKLIYDRGLIGSVHNWCEAFSTYPRTYDLLHAWSVFADIEKKGCSGEDLLLEMDRILRPSGFIIIRDKQSVVDFVKKYLTALHWEAVATAKASLDSEYDRDETIFVIQKKLWLTSESLRDAE; encoded by the exons ATGAGGGGAAGATCTGATGGAAGCCAAAAGAAGCGTTTGATTATCTCTGTCATTGTTGTAGCAGTCTTTCTTGGTTTTTTGTATTCATATTATGGATCCATTTTTGGCTCTTCAAACCATGCTGCATCGGCTTTAGAATATGGGAAATCTTTGAGAAAACTAGGGTCTTCTTACCTGGGTGGGGATGATAATACTGATGGAAAGCAAGACAAATCTGCAAAATTGATACTAGAAGACGGAGATGATGATGTCTTACCAAAGAGTTTCCCT GTTTGTGATGATCGGCATTCAGAACTAATTCCCTGCTTAGACAGGAATCTCATATATCAAATGAGATTAAAGCTGGACTTGTCATTGATGGAGCACTACGAACGTCACTGCCCACCTCCTGAGAGGCGATACAATTGCTTGATTCCTCCTCCACGTGGCTACAAG ATCCCAGTTAAATGGCCTAAAAGCAGAGATAAAGTATGGAAGGCAAACATTCCTCATACTCACCTTGCACACGAGAAGTCTGACCAGAATTGGATGGTTGTAAAAGGTGAAAAGATTGTATTCCCTGGGGGTGGCACTCATTTCCACTATGGAGCTGATAAGTATATTGCTTCGATTGCAAAT ATGCTCAACTTTACAGGCAACAATATAAACAATGAAGGAAAATTACGAACAGTTCTTGATGTTGGATGTGGTGTTGCAAGCTTTGGAGCTTATCTTCTCTCATCTGATGTCATAGCCATGTCCTTAGCACCCAATGATGTGCATCAAAACCAAATCCAGTTTGCTCTAGAGAGGGGAATTCCTGCATATCTTGGAGTTCTAGGAACTAAGAGGCTTCCTTACCCAAGCAGATCTTTTGAACTTGCTCACTGCTCTCGTTGTAGGATTGACTGGCTTCAAAGAGATGGAATTCTTCTTCTTGAGCTAGATAGGTTGCTCAGGCCAGGAGGCTATTTTGCTTACTCATCTCCTGAAGCTTATGCACAGGATGAAGAGGATCTCAGGATATGGAGAGAGATGAGTGCCCTTGTTGAACGCATGTGTTGGAGGATAGCTGCAAAGAGGAATCAGACTGTTATTTGGCAAAAACCTCTAACAAATGACTGCTATATGGAAAGAGCACCTGGTACAAATCCTCCTCTTTGTCGCTCTGATGATGATCCTGATGCAGTATGGGGTGTGCCAATGGAAGCTTGCATCACACCGTACTCTGACC ATGACCAGAAAGCCAAAGGGAGTGGATTGGCTCCTTGGCCAGCTAGACTGTCTGCCCCCCCTCCCCGACTTGTTGATTTTGGCTATTCTAGTGACATGTATGAGAAAGACAcg GAAATTTGGCAACGAAGAGTGGAGAGTTATTGGAACCTCTTGAGTCCAAAGATTGAATCTGATACGCTGAGAAACGTGATGGATATGAAAGCAAACTTAGGATCATTTGCTGCTGCCCTCAAGGAAATGAATGTTTGGGTGATGAATGTTGTCTCTGAGGATGGACCAAACACTCTCAAGTTGATATACGACAGAGGCCTGATCGGCTCTGTTCACAATTG GTGTGAAGCCTTTTCCACATACCCCCGGACATATGATTTACTTCATGCTTGGAGTGTCTTTGCCGATATTGAGAAAAAGGGCTGCAGTGGTGAGGATCTGCTGCTTGAGATGGATCGCATCCTAAGGCCTAGTGGTTTCATTATCATCCGCGACAAACAATCAGTGGTAGACTTTGTAAAGAAGTATCTGACAGCTTTACACTGGGAAGCTGTGGCAACTGCCAAAGCAAGTTTAGATTCAGAATACGACAGGGACGAAACCATTTTTGTTATCCAGAAGAAGTTGTGGCTGACAAGCGAAAGCCTCAGGGATGCTGAATAG